A single window of Elusimicrobiota bacterium DNA harbors:
- the cheB_2 gene encoding Chemotaxis response regulator protein-glutamate methylesterase yields the protein MTVIDIGYQAKDKQLILIVDDEAAIHSVMFDALEDDYRILSAYNGREGVDLAIKTKPALILMDVMMPDIGGYEAVRLLQDNPATRSIPIVIMTAQNFDESTIKLLKDEPNVAGFLPKPFRAKDLRHLIGSTIQKSKPEE from the coding sequence TTGACTGTTATTGATATTGGATACCAAGCCAAGGATAAACAGTTGATTCTAATTGTTGATGATGAAGCCGCCATACACAGCGTCATGTTTGATGCCTTGGAGGACGATTACCGCATTCTCAGCGCTTATAATGGTCGGGAAGGGGTGGATTTGGCGATTAAAACCAAACCCGCGCTTATTTTAATGGATGTGATGATGCCTGACATCGGTGGATATGAAGCTGTCCGATTATTACAAGACAATCCGGCTACGCGATCGATTCCGATTGTTATTATGACTGCGCAAAATTTCGATGAGTCCACCATCAAACTGCTCAAAGATGAACCCAATGTCGCAGGTTTTTTACCCAAGCCTTTTCGGGCCAAAGATTTGCGACATTTGATCGGTAGCACCATTCAAAAATCTAAACCTGAAGAATAA
- the nadE gene encoding Glutamine-dependent NAD(+) synthetase: protein MRVGLAQINPTVGDIEGNARLILESVHQAQKSQCDLLLFPEMALTGYPPEDLLLKPSFITDNLKTLRTLSKKIDLPCLIGFVNRQAHFLFNAAAWIEKKKVVSIYHKQCLPNYGVFDEHRYFSPGKKPLLRTLKGLRIGVTICEDLWLSGPHLTAYKKMKADVVVNISASPYHVGKLNDRHKAFAKTQKLTGAALLYCNMVGGQDELVFDGGSFGLPARGIGKVQFPQFDAGLYTVEVERRKKGVVLSSPSTPQPPLKRVEEIYGALVLGVKDYMRKNGFRKAALGLSGGIDSALVAALATDALGPENVVGVTMPSRFNLSETISDAALLAKNLGITFHEIPIQPIFDQFLFTLKPIFKETQPNIAEENLQARIRGNLLMALSNKFGWLILTTGNKSETSTGYCTLYGDTAGGLAVIKDVLKTTVYELARFINTRAGWALIPESTINRPPTAELRENQKDEEVLGPYSDLDPIIVNYVEKNQPLHQQISKNKTKESYIRRILNLIDRNEYKRRQAPPGIKITPRSFGKDHRMPITNRYTPL from the coding sequence ATGCGCGTAGGCTTGGCTCAAATTAACCCCACGGTTGGGGACATTGAAGGAAACGCTCGACTCATTCTAGAGTCGGTTCATCAAGCCCAAAAATCTCAATGTGATTTATTGTTGTTCCCAGAAATGGCTTTAACGGGTTACCCACCAGAAGACCTGTTGCTCAAGCCATCGTTCATTACTGACAATCTTAAAACTCTCCGAACTTTGTCAAAAAAAATTGATCTTCCGTGTTTGATTGGATTTGTGAACCGACAGGCGCACTTTTTGTTTAACGCCGCCGCCTGGATTGAAAAAAAGAAGGTTGTTTCCATTTATCACAAACAATGTCTCCCCAATTACGGGGTATTCGATGAACATCGCTATTTTTCTCCGGGGAAAAAACCCTTACTCAGAACATTGAAAGGGTTGCGAATAGGGGTCACCATTTGTGAAGACTTGTGGCTGAGCGGCCCCCACTTGACAGCCTATAAGAAAATGAAAGCCGACGTGGTCGTCAACATCTCCGCGAGCCCGTATCACGTTGGAAAACTAAACGATCGACACAAAGCATTTGCAAAAACTCAAAAATTGACCGGCGCGGCGCTCCTGTACTGCAACATGGTCGGAGGACAAGACGAATTGGTGTTCGATGGCGGTAGTTTTGGCCTGCCAGCGAGGGGCATCGGGAAAGTTCAATTCCCTCAATTTGATGCAGGTCTCTATACAGTTGAAGTGGAGCGGCGGAAAAAAGGAGTCGTTTTATCAAGTCCCTCTACGCCCCAGCCCCCGCTAAAAAGAGTGGAAGAGATTTATGGAGCGTTGGTCCTGGGTGTAAAGGACTATATGAGAAAAAATGGATTTCGAAAGGCGGCCCTGGGTTTATCTGGCGGGATTGATTCGGCATTGGTGGCGGCCCTTGCCACAGATGCCTTGGGACCTGAGAACGTGGTGGGTGTTACCATGCCTTCTCGTTTCAATCTCTCTGAAACCATTTCTGATGCAGCCCTTCTGGCCAAGAATTTGGGGATTACGTTTCATGAAATACCCATTCAACCGATTTTTGACCAATTTTTATTCACTTTAAAACCGATTTTTAAAGAAACGCAACCAAACATTGCCGAAGAAAACCTACAAGCACGCATTCGCGGAAATTTGCTCATGGCCCTCTCCAATAAATTTGGCTGGTTGATTTTAACAACGGGAAACAAATCAGAAACATCGACGGGTTATTGCACTCTTTATGGCGACACGGCAGGTGGCTTGGCGGTTATTAAAGATGTGCTTAAAACCACTGTCTACGAATTGGCCCGGTTTATCAACACCCGCGCCGGCTGGGCACTGATTCCTGAAAGCACCATCAATCGTCCACCCACAGCCGAACTCCGAGAAAACCAAAAAGACGAAGAGGTGTTGGGCCCCTATTCAGACTTGGACCCCATCATTGTCAATTACGTTGAAAAGAACCAACCCCTCCATCAACAAATATCAAAGAATAAAACGAAAGAATCCTATATTCGTCGGATTCTTAATTTGATTGATCGAAATGAATACAAACGCCGGCAGGCGCCACCCGGCATCAAAATAACACCGCGGTCTTTTGGAAAAGACCATCGGATGCCCATCACCAATCGATACACCCCCCTCTAG